The following is a genomic window from Daphnia magna isolate NIES linkage group LG4, ASM2063170v1.1, whole genome shotgun sequence.
TAATATCGGGGGTCCTGGGTTTTTCCTTGAGAGGGCTGGACTCGTTCTCCGGTTGACATCTGGTCTCATCGATGCATAATTCCGGCGGAGAAGGAGGTGGAGTCGGCGCTGTTTCAACGGCTGCCGGTTTACTGACGGCAGACAAATGAGCCGCGCGCTGACTCTCCACCTCTGCAACGTCGCTGGAGCTAGAACCGGAATAAAGAGGGCACTCTGTCGGTCCGGCTGTATCTTCCGTGGAGCTTGTTCCAGCTTCGTCGATAATCATCTCGTCCGAGATGTCCAAATCGTTCTCACACTGCAAACTTTGGATAGCCTTTTGAGCCTCCTCGTTAGGCTGAGGAGACTCTTCTTGTTCGGGTGGCCATGTTGGCCGGACCAGAGATGCCGGGTCAGGAATTTCAACCGGCTCCTCCGGCTCTTCGtccaatttttcttctttgaaatcGTCAAACGTCTCAGTGAGCAATCCAGCGACAGCATCTTCCGTCTCCTGCTTCCAAATACCTGGACGGGCCACTGGTTCGGCGACGACGGTCGGAGTTGGAATTTCAACTGGAACAACCGGAGGTGGGACGACTGGTAGATTAGCCAAGACGGGGGAAGTTGATGGTTCCCATAATAAAGACGGCATGCTGAGTTTGGGCTCTACAGATTGATGCTCCGGCCGATGGACAACTTCCGGCAATGGTTTGACTCTCGGTGAAGAAGAAGCAATCGGAGCTGGACACGTATCACTCGGTTCGGTTTTGATGCTTAAGGCTGTCATAACAGGCGATGGCAAATCGAGACCCGGTTCCGTTTTGATCGTCACCGGCGGTGGTGGGGGCGGCCCGTTTTCACGGTGAGTCTTTcggctcttcttcttcttcttcttgtgctGCTGCTGATCGACAACAACGACAGCCGGCTGGACCGCAATTATCTTCGATTCCgcttcttttttatccttctCTTTTTGAGCAAGATGAGCAATGGCAATCAAAGACTCTTCCACCAATTTCGATTCGAGAGCTCGGCCAGCTTCTTGTAGCTCTTCGCCATCGCTTTGCTGTTCTTTCGTAGCTTCGATACTCGGCCGGCTCTTGTGATGGTGATTGGTCGTTTCGGTTGTGCTGGTCTCCTTCGATCCAGACTTCTTGCGATCTCTGGAATGCGATTCTTTCGACTTCTTTTTGCGCTGTCGGTCGCCAGTTTTGTCCGCTTTGTCCGTCAGCGGTGGAGATGGTAAACTTTCCGGCTTAGGAACGAGCGGTGCGATTCGTCCGCAATCCGAATCCGAACTGTAGACAATAGGCAGCCTGGGATTCGTTACCGTTGGCGCAGGAGTCGGTGGCACGGGGCGCGCTATCGGTTGCTGGTCATCCGAATCGTCCGACAACGGCCCGaaaatgttttccattttctcttcGCCCCGGCTGCTGAGTTTGCCCGAAGTTGAATTCGAGTGATGCAACTTGCTGGACGATTCTTTTTTACTCTTCTTGACAGGTAACGAGTTGGATCGATCGACCGTTTTCTTCGGCTCGACGGGCGTCCGATTGATTTCCGGAATACTCGGCCTTCGCTTCACGATCGCAGCAGTTGGTTCTGCACGGACTTTGGGTTTAGGAGCCGGCTTGATTTCGGGCTCGCTGTCCGTGTCGGAAGAAGAAAGCAAAGGCTTGGACTTGTGACTGGACGGCGTCAGTGCAGGTGGATGAATTCGCGATTTGACAGACTTGGGTTCCGGCTGATCGAACAGGAAATCTTTCGACTTGGTGGATGGCATGATGGGCTCGGACTCGTCCGATGACGACGAAGACAATTTAACAGAGTTGGATGATAAAAGCGAAGCCGTTGCTACGGGTCTCGGTCGATTTGAACGCACAGGTCCGTCCGAATCCGAGTCAGATGAATCCCAGGCAATCTTCTTTCCATCCTTATCCCTTTTGCTGGTGGGAGCGGATCCTCCTGCTAAACGGGCCTGGCGGAGGGCACAGAACTTgtcttgttgttgctgctggacAGTCTTCCGCTCTTCTTCCTGGACGTTTTTGTTGCTGGAGTTTCAGTGAGCGGGCCTTGACTTTGTCGTACATGGAGAAATAGGTGGGCTCATTTTGTAAAAACTCGGCCAGCTCTCGGTCTGCTTTCTCTTGGTCGTTGGAATGATTGGAATCCGAGTCGTCGTCGCTGGTGCCTTTACTTCCGTCTCTCATCATCGAAGGGTGAGTTTCGTCGTCGCTGTGATGGCCACCTCTACCGCCAACACAACTGCTGctactgctgctgctactgtcGCTATCCGATTGCGATTTCTTCCGGCTGGGCAAGCTCGGTCGCGCTGGAGGTGCTGACGGTTTACGCGATAAATGTTCGCTCTTGGAGGATTTACTGCGTTCTCCATCACTTCGTCGCCGATGCGATGACGAGGCGCTGGCCGGTGactgtgttttttaaaacaagaaaaagagaaagttaAACAATGAAATTACTACAACCAAAGAATTATTTTTACCTGATGTTTTGCCTTATACtctttcaatttcatttcctcttccctctttttctccctttcttcctcttttcgCTTCtcacgttcttcttctttacgTTTTTCACGTTCGCGCTCTTCTTCCCGTCTTCGGGTTCGATCCTTTTCACGATCTTCTTTCCTatcttttttatcctttttatTGCTGCTGGATTTGCTGCTCTTCTTGTCCGAATCTTCGCGCGGCGTCTTCTTTTCCGTTTCTATTTTGGTAGACGGTTTTAAGCTGCTCGTCTCCAAATCCTGTTTCGGTTTTTTGCTGAcggtcgtcgtcgtcgtcgtcgtcgtcgtcgtcgaaGAGCAGTGCGATTTAGAGGAATCCCGACGACTACTTTCCGATTTGGTGGTGGACGACTTGGTCGTCTCTTTGTTCTCCTTGTCGTACGTCTTACTACTCTTCTCCTTTTCTCGAGTTTCACCCGTTTTCTCCGATTTAACCCTTTTGCTAGACGGCGTTCCACCGTCGACACTGCGACGACGTTTCCCCGTTTCGTTGCAAGTCGGGGTCGCTGTTTGTTCGCCTGATTCGCGAGACTTCCGTCGAGCAAGGGCCGGATCAATCGTCGTTGGTTCTGTTTTGATGATCTCTTGTATCTTATTTCCGGCGGAATCCTTGGAAGAGGTAGTGGACGATGACGAAGAGGACGACGAGGATGAACTGGATTTTTCTTTACGGTGTGACGAACTGGAAGAATGCCGAGAACGTTCACTCGACTTGGCATCTCTAGACGAAGAAGATTTGGACGATGACGAAGACTCTGGATGTTTGTTACTCCGAGAGGGTTTCAATGGCGCCTCGACAACGCCCGTTTCGACTGCCGGTGCGGCATCCACCGGGCTGGGATGTGGCGGAGGCGATTCTTTGACTTCCAGTGATTCTGcgggtggtggtggtggtggaggaggaggaggtggCGGCGGCGGAGGCGGCGGTAGGGAAGCCGGAGGAAGTGGTGGCGGAGGGAGATTTACAGGCTCCCGGATTTCCTCCTTATCGAGCACTTCCTCTTCAGTCGCAATCACCAGACTTCCATCCGTCTCATCCATCAAATCCTCATCCATCGCTTCGGCTGGATAAGAAAAATCGTCTTCTCTGGTCATTGGAGGAGGCGGAGGAGACGGACTCGGTGGTGGCGATTCATTGGGCAGCGGAGGTGGTAGCGGCGGTGAAGGAGACGGAGTCCTAGGTGATGGTTCAGCCGGCGATTTGATGACTTCGACGACCGGTGGAGGTGTGGCGGGCGGGACCACCTTTACAGCAGCTTGGCTATTGCTAGACGACGAGGTGTTGGTGATGACGGTGGGTGACGCTGGGACGGAAACGTGATTGACTACTACTGGACTCAATTTCTTCTCTTTGTTCACTGCTGGGCTGGCCACTGTGGGTGTCGTTGCGGTCGTTTCCCGACCACTACTTTCCAACCGCTTGAGATCCTCGTCAAAGACCGAATGCTTGGCCAGCAAGCAACGGACAATATCAGAAGGTTCTTGCGATTTCAGCTCCTCTAGACTCATTGGACGGGCTTTGCGCGTGCGATATCGTTCGGCTGCCGTTATCGGAGAGGCCGCTACCGACAGAGTGGCCACGGTGGTTACGGGTTGAGCCGTCGGGGCAGTCGGTGGAGCCACGACGGGGCCTTCACCAGACGAATGTGCCGAACGGCTGGACCACTGCTCGTATCGTTGTTCCCATTGCCTCAATTGTTCCGCCAGACTAACGGCCGTCGTACTTAGCGACGCCCTTGGAGAAGAGCCAGAAGAACATTCGGAATCGGACGACGAATCCGGCTGCTGTTGCGCAGTTTCCGGAGCTCCACCTCGAGGTGAACCAGGTACGGCAGCGCCTCGCGACGGACTGACTGAGGTGCCGTGCGGGTGCGGTATTCGGAACGTTCCCTCCGACGACGATGGCGTCCCGGATGCGGAAATCGAGGAGGAACACGACAGCGACGCTGTTTTACACGAGCTGACACCACGGCAGCCAGACAGATTGAGTTCTAAACCGAACCGAGGCAAAGGTAACGTCATGGGACGCTCAATAGGAACGCGGACCGGCCGTTCCTTGCGCGGATCCGTCGGTGGTTCATCGTTCTCGTCGCAGAGCGGAGTGCCCGGCCGGCTGCAACCTTGTTCCTGCTGCCGGCTCTTGCGCGACAGGGGTGTCTCCACCTCCCAAGGAATGATGCGCGGCAGGGAATGTTTGGTCGTTGTTGTGTTGGCCGTTCCATCGCCCGAACTATCCGTCGAAAGACGCGACACTCTCCGGCTGGGCCGGCTCAAGGGTTGCAACAGTTTCGGTGCTTGTGATGTCGTGCAAACAATCGACAATGCCGATGGGCCACCAGACGAATTCGACATGTGGCCGGCAAGAAGTGACGATGACTGCTGAATGCTGGACGGGAGGGGCTCGTTGGTGCTAACATCACTCACACCACTATCGCTACTTCCACtcaattttgatttctttttctttgatttcttaGAAGCGGACAATGTCGATTTGGATGCAGCCGGCCTCGATTCGACATCCGAAACTTGTtgttcctcctcttcttcctcgtCATCCTCATCCTCACCAGAACTACTTGCAACACCGTCAACTCGCTCTTCACTTAAATCGCGGATGCGCGTAAAAACATCCGATCCGTTTGTCGTCGGCAGAGCGGTAGCACTTCCAGTATCCATGCTTAATCCACTGCTACTGCTGCTACCACCACTGCCATAACGGCGTGTTCGTTCACGTTCCAGCGAGGTGTAGGGGGATCCGGAAGAGACTACATCCGGTTCGACCGATGCGTGCCGATGGATGGCCTTTTCGCAGGGCGAAGGCGACCGAGAACAGCGACGAGCGCTGATGAGATCTATGTCGCGTTCGCCCGTCAGGTCTTTCATTTCGCCGTCACGTTCCAACGATTCGTCCCGGCTCAAATTGCCGCCATGACGCGAcctaaaatattaaaattgtAACACTTGAATTTTCAACTGCTAAAacgtatgtatatatattttgttttttgtttttttttttaggaaaaaGGAATACGAAACGTCCATTCAACCATCATGTAGTTGGTTAATAAATCCTTTACCTGGAACTGGAAGAGCCTGTCCGTTCTTTTGAATGTGTCGATGAACGGCTACTGCAAGACGGAGTGCGTACTGTGCGGCTGGACGTCGACGGCGTCGTGGCGGAAGGCAGCCTGTGTTGGATGGCCGATGAAACTGCCAAAGCAGCCGCTGCTGCCGAACTGCTGCTGTTATTCCTCGGTTCACGTTCGACCAACTCGAAAAAGTGCGCTTGACATTCGCGAGAAGCGAAATCAACCTGTAGTTTGCGTCCAGCTAGTGCCCGGCCTCTCAATTCCTGGACGGCAGCCTGGGCACAACTGACCTGATCGTAGAACACCAGGCCATTGAAACGCTCTCGATCGATAGCCGCATAAGAGACATGGCCAAAACGGCTCATGTGCCGGGCCAAGAACTTTTCGGCAACCGTCTCAGCCACCCCATGCAACCAAACGCAATTGGTTGGCATGGATTTGCCGAAACCGAGCTTGACGCGGGTATTGCCCACTTGTTCACCATCTAAATGCCGCATGGCTCGCACGACGGACGCAATGTCGGCGTACTGACAAAACGCGTAGGCgttattgttgttattgttgttgttgttattggcGGCTGACGAGGCTGAAGCCGACGCATTGCCAACACCTCCACTGTTGCCACTGCCGGTACCACTGATGGTCGATGTCACTGTTCCACCAGCCGTAGCACTACTACTCGTGCCGGCCGAAGAGCCTTGGCTCTGCTTTTTTATATCGATCTCGATGATGGGGCCGAATGTTTCAAAAGAGGCTCTCAATTCAGCGGCAGTCACATCCTTTTCCAAATTGCCAATGAAAAGTGTCCGGGTGGCTTTCGGGTGGTACTCATCCAAATCGGCTTCAAGCGGTCGAAACTCGTTGTCATCTAAATCAAGTCCAGAATCCCATGGCGTCACTTCGATTTTACATCCGAAAAAGAGTTTGTCTCTAGACACTTCGAGCGCCTTGTCTACATCTTCAGCTTTTTTGAATCGCACAATCGCCACACGATCGGAACCCTGACCTGCCACTTTCACTGTCACCACTTTGCCGTGTTTCTTGTATTCGTGAAACAGGCCGTCTTTCAGACTAGTATCTGACGACCTCAACGGCAAATTGCGGACACAAATGGCCAATGGCCTGCGATCACCATCACCAGAGCCTGTTGATCCGGATGAATGGCATAGCTGGCCAGCGGGGGATGATGTGTTGAGGGCCGTCGAACAACCACCGGCCGACAGTCGGTGACGGGACGAGCGCGAATTCCGTGGACCAGCCGATGAGGACAACCAGCCGGGCGATCGCGACGAACCTTGTGAGGATCGTGAACTTCGACTTCGCGGAGAACTCGACGATTGGGCGGAACGGGGTGTCTTGTTCGTCCGGCTGGTAGCCGACTGCGGACTACTGGAACGCGAACTCGATCCACCTGGAGATAAGGTCCTCGATCGAAGTCGGGAGCCCGATGTTGATCTCGAACGCGAACGCGATGGAACAGAGGCCGAAGAAGCCGGAGAATGGGATCTGGAACGACTTCTGCTACTGCTAGGGGGTGTCCTCGAATCCGACCTGGATCTGGACCGGCTAGGAGATCGACTAGACATAgatgataataataatgacaataattgaaaataaatCCATCTGCAGCAACAAAGCGGTCGCCAAGGTAACAACACTGACGCAAAAgcgtggcaaaaaaaaaaaaaaaaaaaatcgatggGCTACCTGGATTTCCTCTTGCGGGCCGAGAGGGGTGTATTGCTGACACAAGCAGAGGAGGTGGTGGTGTTGTTGGTGGAAGACAAACCAGCAAGAGTGGGGACTGTCCTTTTTCCAGTGGTCGGTGTGCTGGGCAGCGAGTCAGTTTGCGACATGCGTTCCGAACGATCGTCCATACCGCCACCGTAGTCGGGCGGCGGATAACGACTTGAAGGTGGTCCAACTGGTTCGTAGGGATTCCAACTACCAGGCGATGGGCCAGTAACCGATCCGGCACCGGATCGAAAATGGCCAGAATTCCTTTCACCACCACTGTCTCGCACAAATGGTCCGTTACTATTCCGATAGGGTCGATCCCGATAATGATGGCTGACCGGCCCTTG
Proteins encoded in this region:
- the LOC116922018 gene encoding protein split ends, which produces MVRETRHLWVGNLPDNVREERIREHFQRYGRVQSVKLLARSSSKDEEVGSSVNTGYCAAVAFMDIKSAAKAHASENSLDDRCLVTDYYEPLLGDQGRTPGTTATTGLGSSNTPSGGGSSGGGSAGRSSHLINNNSGGSGGGGGGYDRPSSHYFERRGDPDGSGSFLRRQGPVSHHYRDRPYRNSNGPFVRDSGGERNSGHFRSGAGSVTGPSPGSWNPYEPVGPPSSRYPPPDYGGGMDDRSERMSQTDSLPSTPTTGKRTVPTLAGLSSTNNTTTSSACVSNTPLSARKRKSSRSPSRSRSRSDSRTPPSSSRSRSRSHSPASSASVPSRSRSRSTSGSRLRSRTLSPGGSSSRSSSPQSATSRTNKTPRSAQSSSSPRSRSSRSSQGSSRSPGWLSSSAGPRNSRSSRHRLSAGGCSTALNTSSPAGQLCHSSGSTGSGDGDRRPLAICVRNLPLRSSDTSLKDGLFHEYKKHGKVVTVKVAGQGSDRVAIVRFKKAEDVDKALEVSRDKLFFGCKIEVTPWDSGLDLDDNEFRPLEADLDEYHPKATRTLFIGNLEKDVTAAELRASFETFGPIIEIDIKKQSQGSSAGTSSSATAGGTVTSTISGTGSGNSGGVGNASASASSAANNNNNNNNNNAYAFCQYADIASVVRAMRHLDGEQVGNTRVKLGFGKSMPTNCVWLHGVAETVAEKFLARHMSRFGHVSYAAIDRERFNGLVFYDQVSCAQAAVQELRGRALAGRKLQVDFASRECQAHFFELVEREPRNNSSSSAAAAALAVSSAIQHRLPSATTPSTSSRTVRTPSCSSRSSTHSKERTGSSSSRSRHGGNLSRDESLERDGEMKDLTGERDIDLISARRCSRSPSPCEKAIHRHASVEPDVVSSGSPYTSLERERTRRYGSGGSSSSSGLSMDTGSATALPTTNGSDVFTRIRDLSEERVDGVASSSGEDEDDEEEEEEQQVSDVESRPAASKSTLSASKKSKKKKSKLSGSSDSGVSDVSTNEPLPSSIQQSSSLLAGHMSNSSGGPSALSIVCTTSQAPKLLQPLSRPSRRVSRLSTDSSGDGTANTTTTKHSLPRIIPWEVETPLSRKSRQQEQGCSRPGTPLCDENDEPPTDPRKERPVRVPIERPMTLPLPRFGLELNLSGCRGVSSCKTASLSCSSSISASGTPSSSEGTFRIPHPHGTSVSPSRGAAVPGSPRGGAPETAQQQPDSSSDSECSSGSSPRASLSTTAVSLAEQLRQWEQRYEQWSSRSAHSSGEGPVVAPPTAPTAQPVTTVATLSVAASPITAAERYRTRKARPMSLEELKSQEPSDIVRCLLAKHSVFDEDLKRLESSGRETTATTPTVASPAVNKEKKLSPVVVNHVSVPASPTVITNTSSSSNSQAAVKVVPPATPPPVVEVIKSPAEPSPRTPSPSPPLPPPLPNESPPPSPSPPPPPMTREDDFSYPAEAMDEDLMDETDGSLVIATEEEVLDKEEIREPVNLPPPPLPPASLPPPPPPPPPPPPPPPPPAESLEVKESPPPHPSPVDAAPAVETGVVEAPLKPSRSNKHPESSSSSKSSSSRDAKSSERSRHSSSSSHRKEKSSSSSSSSSSSSTTSSKDSAGNKIQEIIKTEPTTIDPALARRKSRESGEQTATPTCNETGKRRRSVDGGTPSSKRVKSEKTGETREKEKSSKTYDKENKETTKSSTTKSESSRRDSSKSHCSSTTTTTTTTTTVSKKPKQDLETSSLKPSTKIETEKKTPREDSDKKSSKSSSNKKDKKDRKEDREKDRTRRREEEREREKRKEEEREKRKEEEREKKREEEMKLKEYKAKHQSPASASSSHRRRSDGERSKSSKSEHLSRKPSAPPARPSLPSRKKSQSDSDSSSSSSSSCVGGRGGHHSDDETHPSMMRDGSKGTSDDDSDSNHSNDQEKADRELAEFLQNEPTYFSMYDKVKARSLKLQQQKRPGRRAEDCPAATTRQVLCPPPGPFSRRIRSHQQKG